A genomic window from Rhizobium sp. 007 includes:
- the argF gene encoding ornithine carbamoyltransferase, whose protein sequence is MASPKHFLDLSAVTASDLRSIMDDAIVRKQAFKAGKGDKPLAGKMLAMIFEKPSTRTRVSFDVGMRQLGGETLFLSGTEMQLGRAEAIGDTAKVLSRYVDAIMIRTTEHHRMLELAERATVPVINALTDDTHPCQIMADIMTFEEHRGPVKGKTIAWTGDGNNVLHSLVEGAARFGYRMNMAVPLGSEPKDHYLNWARNEGAQIMLGHDADRAVEGADCVVTDTWVSMNQEHRARGHNVFQPYQVNAALMAKAGKDALFMHCLPAHRGEEVTDEVIDGPQSVVFDEAENRLHAQKSILAWCLGVI, encoded by the coding sequence ATGGCTTCCCCCAAACACTTTCTCGATCTCTCGGCGGTAACCGCATCCGATCTCAGGTCCATCATGGATGATGCGATCGTACGCAAGCAGGCCTTCAAGGCCGGTAAGGGCGATAAGCCGCTCGCAGGCAAGATGCTGGCAATGATTTTCGAGAAGCCCTCGACGCGCACACGCGTTTCCTTCGATGTCGGCATGCGCCAGCTTGGCGGCGAGACGCTTTTTCTCTCCGGCACGGAGATGCAGCTCGGCCGCGCGGAGGCGATCGGCGATACCGCCAAGGTGCTCTCGCGTTACGTCGACGCGATCATGATCCGCACCACGGAGCATCACCGCATGCTGGAACTTGCCGAACGCGCGACGGTGCCGGTCATCAACGCGCTGACGGACGACACACACCCCTGCCAGATCATGGCCGACATCATGACCTTCGAGGAGCATCGCGGTCCCGTCAAGGGCAAGACGATCGCCTGGACCGGCGATGGCAATAACGTGCTGCACTCGCTGGTCGAAGGCGCTGCCCGTTTTGGCTATCGCATGAACATGGCCGTGCCTCTTGGTTCCGAGCCGAAGGATCACTATCTGAACTGGGCCCGCAACGAGGGCGCCCAGATCATGCTTGGCCATGATGCCGACCGTGCGGTCGAGGGTGCCGATTGCGTGGTAACCGATACCTGGGTCTCCATGAATCAGGAACATCGGGCCCGCGGTCACAACGTTTTCCAGCCCTATCAGGTCAACGCGGCTTTGATGGCAAAGGCCGGCAAGGATGCATTGTTCATGCATTGCCTGCCCGCCCATCGTGGTGAGGAAGTGACGGACGAAGTGATCGACGGCCCGCAATCCGTGGTTTTCGATG